The following DNA comes from Desulfobacterales bacterium.
TGATCTCATGGCAGAACACCGCATCAAGGCGGATGACATGAATGTCGCCGGCGGGATTGTCCACGAAATGGGAATCAAAAATTTTTTCTGCAATCGTTTTCCCCATAGTACCTCCAACTTTTCTTTAAATCTTAATCTGAAACATTCACTCAACGAACACAAATAAAAGCTATTTAATCATACTAAATAGTTACATTCGTAACAAATACTATGTGTTATCATGCTGTGAGGCACTTCTTTTACTATGCATTATTCCACAAGTAGATCTGCAAAAATGTTATATAACCTGCCGGTTATAAACAAGTAACGATGGCGTGCCCATTGCCTGAATTCCGGAAGATGCCCATCGATGAACGCACTTGCCCCTCCACCAGACAGTTCGAGTCCGTTCGTCACCGAATATGCAGCCTTCAGGCACGCGGTCTGAGACATTTTGCTCTTTCAGAAACCGACAAGCCTACTGAACCGGTCGGACGCGCTTTTCACCCCGACGGCGATCTATCTGAGCGAGAACTGGGAAAATAGCCGTCGGCCACCCCAGGGCTTTCCGGATTGCCGGGATCACCGTCCACAGCCATGCAGAGGGGCGGCGATCTCAACAATCTCTCCTGCTCGGTGACGTTGGGGGCTTACAATGCCAAAAATCGTTTCTCCAAGGCCATGTAACCGGAACGGTCGACCAACTCAAACATTTCCTCAAAGGAAACCATTTTATCGGCATACCCATCAGGCGTTCCATGGATCTTCAGCTCTTGGAGGACCTTCTGAATAGCGTAGATAGAAGCCATCCAGACGGAGGTGGGATAAATCGCGAGATTAAAACCAATGGCTTCAAGTTCCGACGCGGGCAGGATCGGGGTCTTACCGCCGCCTTCCACCATATTGACCAGCAACAGAACACCTGGCAGGGCTTGGACAACTGCCTTTAATTGTTCGACTGAGCAAGGCGCCTCGACAAAAATCACGTCCGCCCCGGCTGCTGCGTAGGCTCGGGCTCTTTCGATAGCATCGTCGAATCCGTTTACGGCGATGGCATCCGTGCGAGCGATCAGAACCAGATCGTCGTTTGTTCTAGCGAAGCGAAAGGCCTCAATTTTTTTTACCATCTCCTCTTTTGTGATGAGCTGTTTGCCTTCCGTATGGCCGCAACGCTTGGGGGTCACCTGGTCTTCGATCTGAAGCGCCGCAACGCCGATTTTCTCGAATTCCCTGACGGTGCGTATTAAATTCAAGGCATTGCCGTAGCCGGTATCCGCATCGCAGATAACCGGAATACTGGTCACGTTGACGATATTCCTGACAGCCTCCAAGGCTTCGATCATGGTCGTGAGCCCCATATCCGGTAACCCCAGGCGGCTGCTGGCAACTCCGGCACCGGTGACGTAAATTGCCGGAAACCCAGCCTTTTCCACCAGACGGGCGGAAATTCCGTCATAGGCGCCCGGAGCAACGATAAGTTTGCCACTTTGTAACATCTTTCTGAGCTGAACACATTTATTGATCACGATAGTATCAACCTTTCATAAGTCTGTTTAAATAATCATTTAAATTAAAAAAGCCCTCGACGTCGTCCGGCTCGTTCGAAAACAACACCGGTCTTGTCGGCATGGAATTCGATTTATATAAGGGACTTGCCATCCCTCAGCAGTGAGTCGATATCGTACTGTTGGGCCGATGCGTTATGGTCCCTGACCGCTTTTTCCAGCTGGTCGGCATCTCTGTTTGCAAAAGCCTCGAATATACGGCGATGTTCGACGAGGCTATCGCAGGATCTGTCGTACCCCGAGCTGTCTTCCTTGAGCCGGCGATGAATCAGGGTTATTTTTTCCGTCACGCTACTCAAATATTTATAGAGAGTTTCGTTACCGCAGTAGCTGTTTAGCAGCATATGGAATTCAAGACCTTCGTCGGTGATATATTGCCTTCGTTGGCCTGGCAGTTGAGTGCTCTTGTGGCTGGATTCGAGAATCGAGTGCAACGCGGCGATTTTCTCATCATCGCTATGATCCAGGGCCATTCTGACGGCGGTTACTTCCAGAACCGTCCTGACCGCATACAGTTCTTTAAATTCCTTTAAAGAAAAATGTTTGACGACATGGCCGACCCTGAGAACTCTTTCGATATACCCTTCCTGACGCAATTGATTCAAGGCCTCCCTAATCGGAGTACGGCTTGTGCCCAATTCATCGCTCAGGCTGCGTTCGTCCAGTTTACCGCCGGCAACGTGCTTGCCCTCGATGAGTTGTTTTTTGATGATCTCGTAAGCTTTTTCGGTTGTTTGTGAATATTTGAATTTTGTCATTTGTTATCCATAGGTTATCGTTTGAACCGAAGGCGGACCCATCAGTTCGCCCTGGATTCGCTTCGTTTGCGTTGTCAGGATGAGACCAAAAAATCGATCACCGAATTTTAGCCCGTAGCCGCACGAATCTACCAGGCAGCGCCGGCGTCGATGCCGCCATGGCCGTACCGGGCAAGGAAATATTCCGATTCAGTTACATGGTATTGGGCAGCCACATTGCCAGCCTGGGGCACAACAAAAAAAGGGTTAGAGCGATGGCTTCTACAATAACATACGGCAGCGTACCCTTCAATATTTCTCCCAATTTGAGATCGTCGATTGCGCTTTTCATGGCATATAGGTTCAGACCGACGGGTGGCGTGATCGTCGCAATTTCCAGATTCAACACCAACAGGACTCCGTACCACAGAGGATCATAGCCCAGGGCGATGATAGTTGGTAAAATTACGGGGGTAGTCACGATGATCAGGGAAACGCCGTCGATAAACATTCCCAGCATAATCAAAAAAATCATGATGGTCACAATCACGAGCATCGGACTGACATTGAACCCGATGACCCAGCGACTGAGCGTTAACGGCAGCCGCACCAGATTCAGGTACTGCCCGAAGGCAAAAGCAGCGGCCATAATGATCAACAGCATGCTGGCGATGCGCATGGAACCGGTCAGAATCTCTATAAAAATGCGGACAGTCACTTTACGCCTCAGGATAACCACAAATAGAGCGCCGACTGCGCCGATGGCCCCCGCTTCGGTGGGGGTGGCGATGCCGCAATAAATCGTGCCAAGCACGGCGGTAAGCAGAAATATGACCGGCCACAGCTTGTAGAGCGGTGCCAGGGAGTCGCGAAAGGAAAAGGTGCCCTCAGGTAGTGGCGCCAGGGCGGGATTCTTGAGCACGCGCAATAAAACATAGCTGGCCATCATCAGCGACAAAATGACTCCCGGAACGATACCGGCGATGAACAGTTTCGCCACCGAAACACCGGATATAGCGCCATAGATGATGAACGAGATACTCGGTGGGATCAAGACGGCGAGAGCACCGGCAGCGGTTACGGATCCGGCCGCCAGCGGGCGGTTATATCCGCGTTTGAGCATTTCGGGAATCGCCACAACTCCGATGGCAGCCACTCCGGCAATACTGACCCCGCACATGGCTCCGAACACGGCACACGAAAGAATACTGGCAATTGCCAGCCCTCCGGGTATCCGCCGCAACCACTTTTCCAGAAGATCGTAAATTTCAGCACCGATGCCGCTTCGGTTGAGGACTTCTCCCATAAAGATATACAGCGGGAGGGCCACCAGCAAAAAGCTGTCCAACTGGCCCATCATCGATGCGGGTAACTGAAAAAGGCCCTGAACCCCTCTTACCATGAACATGCCCACAAGGCTCGAAAAGCCGAGAGACAGAAAAATTGGGGCGCCTAAAAGGGTCAGAATGCTTAGTGTGGCAAAAACAGCGATCATGCTAATTTCAGGACTCACTTTTCCGGGCTCCTTTAATTTGCGAAATATTGTCGAACAGCTGGCAGCTGAACGCTATCAGCAGTAAAATAGATCCGATCAGCATATACGAATAAGGCACCCACAGAGGGGTTCCCAGCATGGAAGGCTCACGCATGTTGAACTTCCAGCTATTGAGTATATTGATCCCCGTCTGCCATACGATGATGCCCGCGAAGGCAATTCCGCACAGATTGACAAGAATTTGCAATGCGTTGGAGACACGGGGCAACCGGGATTCAATTCTGTCGGAAACCAAATCGAATTTCACATGCCAGCCCTTGCGCAAAAGGGCGGCCGCCGGAAAGAAGCCGATCAGGATGACCGTAATCGAGGTCACCTCTTCAGCCCAATGAAACGGTGTGTTAAAAAGATAGCGAGCAATTACATTACAAAAAACGATCGCCACCACCAGGAGCGTGCCGACCGTCGCCAAGTAAAAGACTGCTCGCGACAGTAATTCGTTAACTCGATGCAACAGTTTCATAATGTCCACTTTTCAGAATTCTGAGGCAGCCCGAGAAACGCCAGCCATAAAGTTAGAGAGAATGGCTTCCAACGACGTCAAGCTGCGGTTTACCCAGGCGGATTCAACTCTCCAGGTGTGCAGTCTGATTTTGAACTTTGTTCGGCAATTCCGAAGCCGCCTTTGGGAAAGCGCACACAGTTTTGTTTTAAAATGGTGAGCGGCAACAGCCCCCCCCCTCGATGGCAGGCGGTGAGAAAGAAGGAGGCAACATACCTTTCTTCTCCCGCACCGCCTGCTGTGATCTAATTCAAGGTTACACCGTTCAGTTCCAAAAACTTTTGACCAAAATCCCTATCGACCGTCTTGAGCCAATCGCCATAAGTCTTGCGGGCGATTTCCCTGAATTTGTCCATCTGTGCCGCACTGGGGGAAGAAAATTTCATTTTCTTTTCCAGACGCGGTCGAATGCTCTGCTTGTAAATATCCATCGCTTCGTTCAGATAGCGGTAGTCGTATTCATAGACTGCCGTCTGGACGACACTCTGAACGCTTTTCGGCCAGCTCTCGAACGTGCTGTTCAGCACATAGATCTGATATCCCCAGGCGCTGAGCATCGGCTTCATATCGATTAAGTTTCCCAGCACTTCGTCCAGATTTCGGGCCACGATCGTACCCGGGTAGGTGACCAGACCGTCGATGGTTCCCCTGCTGAAGGCTTCATACAATTCGGAAGACGACAAGAATGTCGGCGAGCCCCCGCAGGCCTTTACAAAATCGGCATCCGGTTTGCCGGTGCCCCGGATTTTCATTCCCTTCAAGTCATCTGGGCCGGTAATCACCTTGTCTCGGGTGCAGATGACCAGTCCCTCCAAAATTCCCGAAGCCAGAATCCGCACGCCGTACTTGCGTCCCATTTCCTGGTTGACGAGATTGAGGATTTCCCCGCCGATCATCCACTTGTCCCTTGCTTCATATTCGTCATTATAAAGCAGCGGCAGGGAAAGGCCGCCGACCTCCGGCCAACTGCCGGTGGTGTGAGTACTCGTGTGAAAAATGATTTCACACGAGCCGTTTATCAAGGCCGGCACTATTTCTTTGACCTTGTAGAGGCTCTGAGAATGGTACAACTCTGCTTGAATCTCGCCCTTGCCCAATTCATTGATGCGGTCGACAAAACGCTGCACACCGTCGTACATGTCCTTGTAACCCGGTGTGATATGGGCCGGCACGGTAATTTTGATGACCTTGTCTGCAGCCGAAACCGGTCCGGATCCAAATAAACATAAAATACATGCAATCGCTACCACAACTCCCAGTTTTTTCATTTTGTTACCTCCCTCTTTCCAAAGCGTGATCATTTTCAATGAATGCAAAAACCTACAGTCACATCTACGATTGATATCTATTGATAAAGTTTTGAAACGATTCCAGCCGCAACAGCCGGTTAAATTCGCTGAACGTCATCATGCCGTCAAGGGATGCTTCGGTTGAACCGGTTTCGAAGAGCACTTTAAACACCCCGGCGATCGAATGTGCCGCCGACAGAAGGGCTGACAGAGGAAAGGCGACCACGTCGTAACCGATCTGCGCCAGTTCCCGGGCGTCCATTCGAGGAGTTTTTCCGCCTTCGACCATGTTGGACAGATTGGGTGCGTCGACTTCGGTGATGATTTTCCGCATCTCCGCAACCGATTGCGGCGCTTCCACGAAAATCAGATCGGCCCCGGCTTCACGGTACAGATTCGCACGCCGGATGGCGTCGTCGAGCCCGTTGACCGCACGCGCATCCGTCCGGGCCATAATGACCAGGTCCTCATCGATACGGGCATCAAGGGCGACCTTAATCTTGGCGACCATTTCCTCGGCAGGAATAACCTGTTTGCCCTCCATGTGGCCACAGCGCTTGGGAAAAACCTGATCTTCGATGAAAAGCCCGGCCACGCCGGCTCTTTCGAACTCCCTGACGGTTCGCCGAACATTGAGCAATTCACCATGGCCGGTATCTCCGTCTACGAATACCGGGATCTCAACGGCTTCGACAATATTGCGAACATGATCGACCATCTCGGTAAGGGTCACCAGAGAGAGGTCCGGTTTGCCCAGGCGAGTGGCGGCTGTCGGATAACCACCCAGAATAATCGACTTGAAGCCGGCTTTTTCAGCCAGAATTGCCGAAATAGAATCAAAGACGCCGGGCATAACAAGAATCCCTTCATCCAGGATCAAACTGCGAAGCAATGCCGTTTTTTTCATTTTACCATTCCTTTTCGTTCAAAATCCGGAAGGGCCTGATGGCGGATTGTTTAAAGACCTTTTAAGGTCCATATCAAAAACGCCCCGCTCGCTTATTTTTTTAATATAATTGAATTATAATTGAATTATTATAATTTGCCGCCCGCTGTCAAGTTATTTTTCTGAAAAAATTCCGTTTCACGAAGCAGTCGACCTTTTCCGCTCGTATTTTTTTCATCACTGCCGAAAAATATCTGAAGTAAATTTCACCTCACTATCGATACACTTACAAAGGGGTTTTCGTTCAGACACTAACTGAAAATTAAATTATAAGGCTTGCTTTGGTATGGAATATTTATTAATTTTGGCTCCTCGCTGTTTCGGGCGGGTAAATTTTGATATTACAAATACCAAAAGTGATAGTTGATTGGGCATTATGAGAGGCATAG
Coding sequences within:
- a CDS encoding oxaloacetate decarboxylase, encoding MKKTALLRSLILDEGILVMPGVFDSISAILAEKAGFKSIILGGYPTAATRLGKPDLSLVTLTEMVDHVRNIVEAVEIPVFVDGDTGHGELLNVRRTVREFERAGVAGLFIEDQVFPKRCGHMEGKQVIPAEEMVAKIKVALDARIDEDLVIMARTDARAVNGLDDAIRRANLYREAGADLIFVEAPQSVAEMRKIITEVDAPNLSNMVEGGKTPRMDARELAQIGYDVVAFPLSALLSAAHSIAGVFKVLFETGSTEASLDGMMTFSEFNRLLRLESFQNFINRYQS
- a CDS encoding TRAP transporter large permease, producing the protein MSPEISMIAVFATLSILTLLGAPIFLSLGFSSLVGMFMVRGVQGLFQLPASMMGQLDSFLLVALPLYIFMGEVLNRSGIGAEIYDLLEKWLRRIPGGLAIASILSCAVFGAMCGVSIAGVAAIGVVAIPEMLKRGYNRPLAAGSVTAAGALAVLIPPSISFIIYGAISGVSVAKLFIAGIVPGVILSLMMASYVLLRVLKNPALAPLPEGTFSFRDSLAPLYKLWPVIFLLTAVLGTIYCGIATPTEAGAIGAVGALFVVILRRKVTVRIFIEILTGSMRIASMLLIIMAAAFAFGQYLNLVRLPLTLSRWVIGFNVSPMLVIVTIMIFLIMLGMFIDGVSLIIVTTPVILPTIIALGYDPLWYGVLLVLNLEIATITPPVGLNLYAMKSAIDDLKLGEILKGTLPYVIVEAIALTLFLLCPRLAMWLPNTM
- a CDS encoding oxaloacetate decarboxylase — translated: MINKCVQLRKMLQSGKLIVAPGAYDGISARLVEKAGFPAIYVTGAGVASSRLGLPDMGLTTMIEALEAVRNIVNVTSIPVICDADTGYGNALNLIRTVREFEKIGVAALQIEDQVTPKRCGHTEGKQLITKEEMVKKIEAFRFARTNDDLVLIARTDAIAVNGFDDAIERARAYAAAGADVIFVEAPCSVEQLKAVVQALPGVLLLVNMVEGGGKTPILPASELEAIGFNLAIYPTSVWMASIYAIQKVLQELKIHGTPDGYADKMVSFEEMFELVDRSGYMALEKRFLAL
- a CDS encoding TRAP transporter small permease, which codes for MKLLHRVNELLSRAVFYLATVGTLLVVAIVFCNVIARYLFNTPFHWAEEVTSITVILIGFFPAAALLRKGWHVKFDLVSDRIESRLPRVSNALQILVNLCGIAFAGIIVWQTGINILNSWKFNMREPSMLGTPLWVPYSYMLIGSILLLIAFSCQLFDNISQIKGARKSES
- the dctP gene encoding TRAP transporter substrate-binding protein DctP, whose amino-acid sequence is MKKLGVVVAIACILCLFGSGPVSAADKVIKITVPAHITPGYKDMYDGVQRFVDRINELGKGEIQAELYHSQSLYKVKEIVPALINGSCEIIFHTSTHTTGSWPEVGGLSLPLLYNDEYEARDKWMIGGEILNLVNQEMGRKYGVRILASGILEGLVICTRDKVITGPDDLKGMKIRGTGKPDADFVKACGGSPTFLSSSELYEAFSRGTIDGLVTYPGTIVARNLDEVLGNLIDMKPMLSAWGYQIYVLNSTFESWPKSVQSVVQTAVYEYDYRYLNEAMDIYKQSIRPRLEKKMKFSSPSAAQMDKFREIARKTYGDWLKTVDRDFGQKFLELNGVTLN
- a CDS encoding GntR family transcriptional regulator: MTKFKYSQTTEKAYEIIKKQLIEGKHVAGGKLDERSLSDELGTSRTPIREALNQLRQEGYIERVLRVGHVVKHFSLKEFKELYAVRTVLEVTAVRMALDHSDDEKIAALHSILESSHKSTQLPGQRRQYITDEGLEFHMLLNSYCGNETLYKYLSSVTEKITLIHRRLKEDSSGYDRSCDSLVEHRRIFEAFANRDADQLEKAVRDHNASAQQYDIDSLLRDGKSLI